CTTTGAATTTGCGAAGAGTTTTCATTCGAATCCAAGCGAAAAAATCGTTTGCGGTTCCCGTTAATCCCTGAGAAAGCATCGACTGAATCTGCTTTTCGATTTCTCCTCTGGAAAGGTGGAAGCTCATACTTTATCCATTCGAGTGTGGAATTCTGAACGTGTAAATTCGTTTTTACCAGGATCGGATTTGACGCATCGCTTCGTACGAAATCACCGCGACCGAATTGCTTAAATTCAAACAACGGGAAGAATCTTCCATCGGAATTTTTAAGATCCGTTCTTCACTCCAGGAATTTTTTATTTCCGTAGGAACTCCAGAGGTTTCATTTCCAAACAAAAAAGCATCTCCTTCCTTGTATCGAACGTCGGTATAAGAACGTTTGCCGTAAATTGAAATCAGATATGGATCGGTTCCGGATGGAAGGATCGCTTTATATTCTTCTAAAGAAGGATGGAAAGAAATTTTCACTTTATCCCAGTAATCTAATCCGGCCCTACGCGCCGCTTTTTCGGAAAGGTCGAAGGATGCTTGTCCAATGATATGAAGTTCCGCTCCCAAAGCGACGCAGAGTCTCGCGATGTTTCCGGTATTGGGAGGGATTTCGGGTCTGTAAAGACCTATGTGTAAGGGCATGGAATCATCTTTTTTTATTTTTGTTCAAGGAGTTTTGAAGGATCGCTCCGAACGAACTCGTAGAACCGCTTGTATCCGAACTCAGATAACTACTGTAGTCCATTCTTTCCTGAATTTCCT
The nucleotide sequence above comes from Leptospira weilii. Encoded proteins:
- a CDS encoding tRNA (cytidine(34)-2'-O)-methyltransferase; amino-acid sequence: MPLHIGLYRPEIPPNTGNIARLCVALGAELHIIGQASFDLSEKAARRAGLDYWDKVKISFHPSLEEYKAILPSGTDPYLISIYGKRSYTDVRYKEGDAFLFGNETSGVPTEIKNSWSEERILKIPMEDSSRCLNLSNSVAVISYEAMRQIRSW